In one Notolabrus celidotus isolate fNotCel1 chromosome 1, fNotCel1.pri, whole genome shotgun sequence genomic region, the following are encoded:
- the atf1 gene encoding cyclic AMP-dependent transcription factor ATF-1 isoform X1 produces the protein MEEVQQGSNGTDSQTATIPTTITSQFSQIAQQMSLGGSSVAVVQLPGGQFQVQGVIQSAQSSVIQSPQGQIVQALGSDSDDSQDSSDSGTTTQKTREILARRPSYRKILNELSSEEVTHIEVKDSSPASTGVTGVTVPTSIYQTSSGQYITISANGTIQLATPGSDGIQGLQTVAMTNSGGAQQGTTILQYAQTPDGQQILVPSNQVVVQGAGGEMQAYQIRTAPTSSSLSQTVVMTSPVGLSQGKSDDPTMKREIRLAKNREAARECRRKKKEYVKCLENRVAVLENQNKTLIEELKTLKDLYCVKTG, from the exons ATGGAAGAAGTACAACAGGGCAGCAATGGCACTGATTCACAGACTGCAACCATTCCCACAACCATCACATCTCAGTTCTCACAGATAGCCCAACAG ATGTCACTGGGTGGTTCTTCTGTTGCCGTTGTACAGCTGCCAGGCGGTCAGTTTCAGGTACAAGGAGTGATCCAGTCTGCACAGTCTTCAGTCATTCAGTCCCCTCAGGGGCAAATTGTACAG GCCCTGGGTTCAGACAGTGACGATTCACAGGACTCATCAGATAGTGGAACTACTACTCAAAAGACCAGAGAAATTCTGGCAAGGCGGCCGTCATACAG AAAAATCCTGAATGAGCTTTCATCAGAAGAAGTGACACACATCGAGGTGAAGGATAGTAGCCCAGCATCCACAGGAGTGACAGGTGTCACAGTACCCACCTCCATCTACCAGACCAGCAGCGGCCAGTACA TTACCATATCAGCTAATGGCACGATCCAGCTTGCAACACCTGGGTCGGATGGCATTCAGGGACTACAGACTGTTGCCATGACGAACTCAGGTGGAGCCCAGCAAGGCACCACCATCCTTCAGTATGCCCAGACACCTGACGGCCAGCAGATACTGGTGCCTAGCAATCAGGTTGTTGTACAAG GTGCAGGAGGAGAGATGCAAGCATACCAGATCCGCACAGCGCCCACATCCAGCTCCCTGTCTCAGACTGTAGTTATGACCTCTCCTGTGGGATTATCTCAGGGGAAGAGTGACGATCCaacaatgaagagagaaatCAGGCTTGCAAAAAACAG GGAGGCAGCCCGTGAATGtcgaagaaagaaaaaagaatatgTCAAATGCCTGGAAAACCGTGTAGCTGTTCTTGAAAACCAAAACAAGACCCTTATTGAAGAACTCAAAACATTAAAGGACCTTTATTGTGTTAAAACAGGATAA
- the atf1 gene encoding cyclic AMP-dependent transcription factor ATF-1 isoform X2 has translation MEEVQQGSNGTDSQTATIPTTITSQFSQIAQQMSLGGSSVAVVQLPGGQFQVQGVIQSAQSSVIQSPQGQIVQALGSDSDDSQDSSDSGTTTQKTREILARRPSYRKILNELSSEEVTHIEVKDSSPASTGVTGVTVPTSIYQTSSGQYITISANGTIQLATPGSDGIQGLQTVAMTNSGGAQQGTTILQYAQTPDGQQILVPSNQVVVQGGEMQAYQIRTAPTSSSLSQTVVMTSPVGLSQGKSDDPTMKREIRLAKNREAARECRRKKKEYVKCLENRVAVLENQNKTLIEELKTLKDLYCVKTG, from the exons ATGGAAGAAGTACAACAGGGCAGCAATGGCACTGATTCACAGACTGCAACCATTCCCACAACCATCACATCTCAGTTCTCACAGATAGCCCAACAG ATGTCACTGGGTGGTTCTTCTGTTGCCGTTGTACAGCTGCCAGGCGGTCAGTTTCAGGTACAAGGAGTGATCCAGTCTGCACAGTCTTCAGTCATTCAGTCCCCTCAGGGGCAAATTGTACAG GCCCTGGGTTCAGACAGTGACGATTCACAGGACTCATCAGATAGTGGAACTACTACTCAAAAGACCAGAGAAATTCTGGCAAGGCGGCCGTCATACAG AAAAATCCTGAATGAGCTTTCATCAGAAGAAGTGACACACATCGAGGTGAAGGATAGTAGCCCAGCATCCACAGGAGTGACAGGTGTCACAGTACCCACCTCCATCTACCAGACCAGCAGCGGCCAGTACA TTACCATATCAGCTAATGGCACGATCCAGCTTGCAACACCTGGGTCGGATGGCATTCAGGGACTACAGACTGTTGCCATGACGAACTCAGGTGGAGCCCAGCAAGGCACCACCATCCTTCAGTATGCCCAGACACCTGACGGCCAGCAGATACTGGTGCCTAGCAATCAGGTTGTTGTACAAG GAGGAGAGATGCAAGCATACCAGATCCGCACAGCGCCCACATCCAGCTCCCTGTCTCAGACTGTAGTTATGACCTCTCCTGTGGGATTATCTCAGGGGAAGAGTGACGATCCaacaatgaagagagaaatCAGGCTTGCAAAAAACAG GGAGGCAGCCCGTGAATGtcgaagaaagaaaaaagaatatgTCAAATGCCTGGAAAACCGTGTAGCTGTTCTTGAAAACCAAAACAAGACCCTTATTGAAGAACTCAAAACATTAAAGGACCTTTATTGTGTTAAAACAGGATAA
- the atf1 gene encoding cyclic AMP-dependent transcription factor ATF-1 isoform X3 codes for MSLGGSSVAVVQLPGGQFQVQGVIQSAQSSVIQSPQGQIVQALGSDSDDSQDSSDSGTTTQKTREILARRPSYRKILNELSSEEVTHIEVKDSSPASTGVTGVTVPTSIYQTSSGQYITISANGTIQLATPGSDGIQGLQTVAMTNSGGAQQGTTILQYAQTPDGQQILVPSNQVVVQGAGGEMQAYQIRTAPTSSSLSQTVVMTSPVGLSQGKSDDPTMKREIRLAKNREAARECRRKKKEYVKCLENRVAVLENQNKTLIEELKTLKDLYCVKTG; via the exons ATGTCACTGGGTGGTTCTTCTGTTGCCGTTGTACAGCTGCCAGGCGGTCAGTTTCAGGTACAAGGAGTGATCCAGTCTGCACAGTCTTCAGTCATTCAGTCCCCTCAGGGGCAAATTGTACAG GCCCTGGGTTCAGACAGTGACGATTCACAGGACTCATCAGATAGTGGAACTACTACTCAAAAGACCAGAGAAATTCTGGCAAGGCGGCCGTCATACAG AAAAATCCTGAATGAGCTTTCATCAGAAGAAGTGACACACATCGAGGTGAAGGATAGTAGCCCAGCATCCACAGGAGTGACAGGTGTCACAGTACCCACCTCCATCTACCAGACCAGCAGCGGCCAGTACA TTACCATATCAGCTAATGGCACGATCCAGCTTGCAACACCTGGGTCGGATGGCATTCAGGGACTACAGACTGTTGCCATGACGAACTCAGGTGGAGCCCAGCAAGGCACCACCATCCTTCAGTATGCCCAGACACCTGACGGCCAGCAGATACTGGTGCCTAGCAATCAGGTTGTTGTACAAG GTGCAGGAGGAGAGATGCAAGCATACCAGATCCGCACAGCGCCCACATCCAGCTCCCTGTCTCAGACTGTAGTTATGACCTCTCCTGTGGGATTATCTCAGGGGAAGAGTGACGATCCaacaatgaagagagaaatCAGGCTTGCAAAAAACAG GGAGGCAGCCCGTGAATGtcgaagaaagaaaaaagaatatgTCAAATGCCTGGAAAACCGTGTAGCTGTTCTTGAAAACCAAAACAAGACCCTTATTGAAGAACTCAAAACATTAAAGGACCTTTATTGTGTTAAAACAGGATAA
- the atf1 gene encoding cyclic AMP-dependent transcription factor ATF-1 isoform X4, with protein sequence MSLGGSSVAVVQLPGGQFQVQGVIQSAQSSVIQSPQGQIVQALGSDSDDSQDSSDSGTTTQKTREILARRPSYRKILNELSSEEVTHIEVKDSSPASTGVTGVTVPTSIYQTSSGQYITISANGTIQLATPGSDGIQGLQTVAMTNSGGAQQGTTILQYAQTPDGQQILVPSNQVVVQGGEMQAYQIRTAPTSSSLSQTVVMTSPVGLSQGKSDDPTMKREIRLAKNREAARECRRKKKEYVKCLENRVAVLENQNKTLIEELKTLKDLYCVKTG encoded by the exons ATGTCACTGGGTGGTTCTTCTGTTGCCGTTGTACAGCTGCCAGGCGGTCAGTTTCAGGTACAAGGAGTGATCCAGTCTGCACAGTCTTCAGTCATTCAGTCCCCTCAGGGGCAAATTGTACAG GCCCTGGGTTCAGACAGTGACGATTCACAGGACTCATCAGATAGTGGAACTACTACTCAAAAGACCAGAGAAATTCTGGCAAGGCGGCCGTCATACAG AAAAATCCTGAATGAGCTTTCATCAGAAGAAGTGACACACATCGAGGTGAAGGATAGTAGCCCAGCATCCACAGGAGTGACAGGTGTCACAGTACCCACCTCCATCTACCAGACCAGCAGCGGCCAGTACA TTACCATATCAGCTAATGGCACGATCCAGCTTGCAACACCTGGGTCGGATGGCATTCAGGGACTACAGACTGTTGCCATGACGAACTCAGGTGGAGCCCAGCAAGGCACCACCATCCTTCAGTATGCCCAGACACCTGACGGCCAGCAGATACTGGTGCCTAGCAATCAGGTTGTTGTACAAG GAGGAGAGATGCAAGCATACCAGATCCGCACAGCGCCCACATCCAGCTCCCTGTCTCAGACTGTAGTTATGACCTCTCCTGTGGGATTATCTCAGGGGAAGAGTGACGATCCaacaatgaagagagaaatCAGGCTTGCAAAAAACAG GGAGGCAGCCCGTGAATGtcgaagaaagaaaaaagaatatgTCAAATGCCTGGAAAACCGTGTAGCTGTTCTTGAAAACCAAAACAAGACCCTTATTGAAGAACTCAAAACATTAAAGGACCTTTATTGTGTTAAAACAGGATAA
- the LOC117816380 gene encoding methyltransferase-like protein 7A isoform X1: MKSILMKICRFFCFVLTLPLLTLKIIGLCGMYKRVFPLLAYNITFSYNEKMHELKRELFRNVGRFANTDGTLRLLEIGCGSGANFNFYPYGCTVICTDPNPHFEKYLRLSMDANPHLTYDTFVVARGEDMEAVKDESVDVVVCTLVLCSVSNVLQVLHEVRRILKPGGAFYFLEHVVSDPSSWTYFLQHVLEPLWYYLGDGCMITRATWKDLEAAGFSELHLKHIEASEVTLMIRPHIMGYSIK; the protein is encoded by the exons ATGAAGTCCATCCTCATGAAAAtatgcagatttttttgttttgtgttgactTTACCATTATTAACGTTGAAGATCATTGGTCTGTGCGGTATGTACAAACGCGTATTTCCCTTGCTGGCATACAACATCACATTTTCCTACAACGAAAAAATGCATGAATTGAAGAGAGAGCTTTTTCGAAACGTCGGCAGGTTTGCAAACACCGACGGGACGCTCCGGCTGCTGGAGATCGGCTGTGGCAGCGGGGCAAACTTCAACTTTTACCCCTATGGCTGCACGGTGATCTGCACCGACCCGAACCCGCACTTTGAGAAGTATCTACGGCTGAGCATGGACGCAAACCCGCACCTAACGTATGATACGTTTGTAGTGGCGCGTGGGGAGGACATGGAAGCAGTGAAGGACGAGTCCGTGGACGTGGTGGTTTGCACCTTGGTTCTGTGTTCTGTTAGCAACGTGCTGCAGGTGCTGCACGAGGTGCGGCGCATTCTCAAACCA GGCGGGGCCTTCTACTTTTTGGAGCATGTCGTCTCTGATCCCTCCTCCTGGACATACTTCTTGCAGCATGTGCTCGAGCCTCTCTGGTATTATCTTGGGGATGGATGTATGATCACAAGAGCAACATGGAAAGACCTAGAAGCAGCTGGTTTCTCTGAACTTCACCTAAAACACATTGAGGCATCCGAGGTGACTCTGATGATAAGACCACATATAATGGGATATTCCATTAAATGA
- the LOC117816380 gene encoding methyltransferase-like protein 7A isoform X2 yields the protein MQIFLFCVDFTIINVEDHWSVRFANTDGTLRLLEIGCGSGANFNFYPYGCTVICTDPNPHFEKYLRLSMDANPHLTYDTFVVARGEDMEAVKDESVDVVVCTLVLCSVSNVLQVLHEVRRILKPGGAFYFLEHVVSDPSSWTYFLQHVLEPLWYYLGDGCMITRATWKDLEAAGFSELHLKHIEASEVTLMIRPHIMGYSIK from the exons atgcagatttttttgttttgtgttgactTTACCATTATTAACGTTGAAGATCATTGGTCTGTGCG GTTTGCAAACACCGACGGGACGCTCCGGCTGCTGGAGATCGGCTGTGGCAGCGGGGCAAACTTCAACTTTTACCCCTATGGCTGCACGGTGATCTGCACCGACCCGAACCCGCACTTTGAGAAGTATCTACGGCTGAGCATGGACGCAAACCCGCACCTAACGTATGATACGTTTGTAGTGGCGCGTGGGGAGGACATGGAAGCAGTGAAGGACGAGTCCGTGGACGTGGTGGTTTGCACCTTGGTTCTGTGTTCTGTTAGCAACGTGCTGCAGGTGCTGCACGAGGTGCGGCGCATTCTCAAACCA GGCGGGGCCTTCTACTTTTTGGAGCATGTCGTCTCTGATCCCTCCTCCTGGACATACTTCTTGCAGCATGTGCTCGAGCCTCTCTGGTATTATCTTGGGGATGGATGTATGATCACAAGAGCAACATGGAAAGACCTAGAAGCAGCTGGTTTCTCTGAACTTCACCTAAAACACATTGAGGCATCCGAGGTGACTCTGATGATAAGACCACATATAATGGGATATTCCATTAAATGA
- the LOC117812875 gene encoding methyltransferase-like protein 7A, producing MALLMRLLTLVVNVLCLPLHLMEATGLYRIYKYIFPACLYRCSVMYNKKMHDKKMELFRSLPHFKKPGKQLTVLEIGCGTGTNFKYYPAGCKVICTDPNPNFQRYLKSSMAECDQLIYERFVVASGEDMGSVEDETVDVVVCTLVLCSVNDIPQTLREVHRILRPGGAFFFMEHVVADPSTWCYFFQHILQPPWYYFGDGCEVIRETWKHVEAAGFSDLKMNHVEAPLVFIIRPHIIGYGVK from the exons ATGGCCCTGTTGATGCGACTCTTAACTTTGGTGGTTAATGTATTATGCTTGCCTCTCCACCTGATGGAAGCGACCGGTCTGTATCGAATATACAAGTATATCTTCCCCGCTTGTTTATATCGTTGTTCTGTAATGTACAACAAGAAAATGCACGACAAGAAGATGGAGCTGTTTCGCAGCCTCCCACACTTCAAAAAACCTGGCAAGCAACTCACAGTTTTAGAGATTGGCTGCGGCACGGGCACGAATTTCAAGTATTACCCAGCAGGTTGCAAGGTGATCTGCACTGACCCGAACCCCAATTTTCAGAGGTATCTTAAGTCCAGCATGGCCGAGTGCGACCAGCTGATATATGAAAGGTTTGTGGTGGCATCGGGGGAAGACATGGGGTCAGTTGAGGACGAAACGGTAGACGTTGTTGTCTGCACCCTGGTGCTCTGCTCTGTCAACGACATCCCGCAAACCCTGCGAGAGGTGCACCGCATACTGAGACCA GGGGGAGCCTTCTTTTTCATGGAGCACGTTGTGGCGGACCCCTCCACCTGGTGTTACTTCTTCCAGCATATCCTCCAGCCTCCATGGTACTACTTTGGTGATGGATGTGAGGTCATCCGGGAAACTTGGAAGCATGTGGAGGCAGCTGGGTTCTCTGATCTGAAAATGAACCATGTCGAAGCACCACTTGTCTTCATCATCAGACCACACATCATAGGCTATGGTGTTAAATAG